From a single Lolium rigidum isolate FL_2022 chromosome 7, APGP_CSIRO_Lrig_0.1, whole genome shotgun sequence genomic region:
- the LOC124671795 gene encoding U-box domain-containing protein 7-like: protein MERVEVDADFIIAGNWKLHGELCKKLYTVVHEVSNAIPALEATRPGSSSGLLALSSLRIAVDKAKNLLQYCSECSKLYLALTAECVLTKFEKARSALLESLHQLEETLPEAFNSQIPEIAHELENSIFALDLAEKQAGDEVKQIIQNEKKSNGFLDDSELEFFRQTVLRVGVTSSAAALAERRALRRLLERAHAEEDTKKESIAAYLLHLLRKYSSHFRSETMDSINSQCSSPSCSFSSISSSVDLHGNAPALEKLLPRSGSFNFKQIKGLSGSMPLPPEELRCPISLQLMYDPVVIASGQTYERACIEKWFNSGNTSCPKTRKQLSQLSVTPNYCIKGLITSWCEKNGVPVPSAPPESPKLKYLRITSLKSSKCLVTNGVSTILFEETGAKDDKCNTDAALEKCSSQNSREAISEGCEEEEEEVSVEKCSYENNPGEAAPERCERWLHVLNKGGECIDEQREVVEQIRFLLKDDDELRDYVGANGITEPLTCFLKMAVSKEDVQSQEVGTMALFNLAVSNNRNKKQLLSAGVIPLMEQMIQKPETCEAAVAMYLNLSCLEEAQAIIGSSEAIHFLISSLREEGARSNTCRLDALLTLYNLSLHAPNIPLLLSSGIVHSIHTVLTPSSSWTDKALTVLINLAMTWAGKKEVAANQAIVGDIVLILDNGEPAEQEKAVSCLWIICNGDEGCSQTVLQEGVIPALVSLTANGTGRAKDKAQKLLRLFREQRQRELEQQQPRVQLHEVASQAVAEQEQQEQEQQQLQEEEEAAAAVVEEAAAAKAAAEQSSESRRPPRLSRSRSKRFARAFTCLLKKWTMQGGGDRCKL, encoded by the exons ATGGAGAGGGTTGAGGTTGACGCGGACTTTATTATTGCCGGCAATTGGAAG CTACATGGAGAACTATGTAAGAAACTTTACACTGTAGTTCATGAAGTTTCGAATGCCATCCCTGCCCTTGAGGCTACAAGACCTGGAAGTAGTTCTGGACTTCTGGCATTGAGTTCCTTGCGCATAGCTGTTGATAAGGCCAAGAATCTACTTCAGTATTGCTCAGAGTGTAGCAAACTTTACTTG GCTCTAACAGCAGAATGTGTTCTTACAAAATTTGAAAAAGCAAGATCCGCTCTTTTAGAAAGTCTTCATCAGTTGGAGGAAACACTCCCAGAAGCATTTAATTCTCAG ATTCCAGAGATCGCACATGAGCTGGAGAACTCAATTTTTGCTTTAGATCTGGCCGAAAAACAAGCTGGTGATGAAGTGAAACAAATAATTCAGAATGAGAAGAAATCCAATGGATTCCTTGATGACAGTGAACTTGAATTCTTTCGGCAAACTGTTTTGAGAGTTGGCGTTACATCATCAGCTGCAGCTCTTGCTGAGAGAAGAGCGCTTCGAAGGCTTCTTGAGAGAGCCCATGCAGAAGAAGACACGAAGAAAGAATCAATAGCAGCCTATCTACTGCATCTCTTGAGAAAATACTCAAGTCATTTTAGGAGTGAAACAATGGATTCCATCAACTCTCAGTGCTCAAGTCCTTCATGCTCCTTCAGTTCAATATCTAGCTCAGTTGATCTCCATGGAAATGCCCCTGCTCTTGAGAAGCTCCTGCCTAGGTCTGGCTCCTTTAATTTCAAACAGATTAAAGGCTTATCAGGGAGCATGCCATTGCCACCTGAGGAACTAAGGTGTCCAATCTCCCTGCAGCTCATGTATGACCCTGTTGTCATCGCATCTGGTCAGACATACGAGCGAGCTTGCATTGAGAAATGGTTTAACAGTGGCAACACAAGCTGCCCAAAAACTCGGAAGCAGCTGTCCCAGCTTTCCGTGACACCTAATTACTGCATCAAGGGTCTGATAACATCCTGGTGTGAAAAAAACGGGGTTCCAGTTCCATCCGCCCCGCCGGAATCTCCAAAGCTCAAATATTTGCGGATAACATCTCTAAAAAGTAGCAAATGCCTGGTGACTAATGGTGTTAGCACGATTTTGTTCGAAGAAACAGGCGCAAAAGATGACAAGTGCAACACTGATGCTGCTTTGGAGAAGTGCTCGAGTCAGAACTCCAGAGAGGCGATATCCGAGGGatgcgaagaggaagaagaggaggtctCTGTGGAGAAGTGCTCTTATGAGAATAACCCTGGAGAGGCTGCACCTGAGAGATGTGAACGTTGGCTGCATGTGTTGAACAAGGGTGGCGAGTGTATCGATGAACAgcgtgaggtggtggagcagATCAGGTTCCTGTTAAAGGATGATGATGAACTCAGGGACTATGTGGGTGCTAATGGTATTACTGAGCCGCTCACTTGCTTCCTGAAGATGGCTGTCAGCAAAGAAGATGTGCAGTCTCAGGAGGTTGGAACAATGGCTCTTTTCAATCTTGCTGTCAGCAATAACAG GAACAAGAAGCAGCTGCTCTCAGCTGGAGTTATCCCCCTGATGGAGCAGATGATACAGAAACCAGAGACCTGCGAGGCTGCCGTGGCCATGTACCTAAACCTCTCTTGCCTGGAGGAGGCGCAAGCCATCATCGGTTCGAGTGAAGCTATCCATTTCCTGATCAGCAGCCTGCGCGAAGAAGGCGCCCGGAGCAACACCTGCCGCCTCGACGCTCTCCTGACGCTGTACAACCTGTCCCTGCACGCACCCAACATCCCGCTCCTCCTCTCCTCGGGCATCGTCCACAGCATCCACACTGTGCTGACGCCGTCGTCCTCGTGGACGGACAAGGCCCTGACCGTGCTGATCAACCTGGCCATGACCTGGGCCGGGAAGAAGGAGGTCGCAGCGAACCAGGCGATCGTGGGCGACATCGTGCTCATCCTCGACAACGGGGAGCCAGCGGAGCAGGAGAAGGCCGTGTCATGCCTGTGGATCATCTGCAACGGCGATGAGGGGTGCAGCCAGACGGTGCTCCAGGAAGGCGTGATCCCGGCGCTGGTGTCCCTGACGGCGAACGGCACTGGCAGGGCCAAGGACAAGGCGCAGAAGCTGCTGCGGCTGTTCCGGGAGCAGCGGCAGCGCGAGCTGGAGCAGCAGCAGCCGCGCGTGCAGCTGCACGAGGTGGCGAGCCAGGCGGTggcggagcaggagcagcaggagcaggagcagcagcaactgcaggaggaagaggaggcggcagcgGCTGTGGTGGAAGAGGCTGCTGCCGCGAAGGCGGCGGCAGAGCAGAGCAGCGAGAGCAGGAGGCCCCCGCGGCTGAGCAGGTCGAGGTCCAAGCGGTTCGCCAGGGCCTTCACTTGCCTTCTCAAGAAGTGGACGATGCAAGGCGGCGGCGACAGGTGTAAACTGTAA